The proteins below are encoded in one region of Juglans microcarpa x Juglans regia isolate MS1-56 chromosome 4D, Jm3101_v1.0, whole genome shotgun sequence:
- the LOC121260363 gene encoding probable methyltransferase At1g29790, translated as MGSVSLKIGDGTARFRRASLCSSAVNILMLFSVLTTNLFALYAFTSSPKDHQNHLLLRNHKNISLISEQVSLILREIAVSQKKLAKMEKELLGYESLDLSRPNLANELKVYLQPHQLPLGKDSKTGITEMVASVGHSCEKSVDLLSQYMAYKVSGPCPDDWSLAQKLILRGCEPLPRRRCFSKSVPKVGLYPFPTSLWKPVGDKNVTWSGLGCKSFECLNNKKLSRDCVGCFDLVNGYENQRFVKARGKNDFLIDDVLALGGGGIRIGFDIGGGSGTFAARMAERNVTVISNTLNIDAPFSEFIAARGLFALFLSLDHRFPFYGNVFDLVHASSGLDIGGRPEKLEFLMFDIDRILRAGGLFWLDNFYCANEEKKTELTRLIERFGYKKLKWVVGEKADAAGSGKLEVYLSAVLQKPVRV; from the coding sequence ATGGGCTCGGTCTCTCTTAAAATAGGGGACGGAACAGCCAGATTCAGAAGAGCATCCCTGTGCTCTTCAGCAGTCAACATTCTCATGCTTTTCTCCGTGCTCACCACCAATCTTTTTGCTCTCTACGCTTTCACATCCTCCCCAAAGGACCACCAAAACCACTTACTTCTCCGCAATCACAAGAACATCTCTCTTATCTCGGAGCAGGTCTCTCTGATCCTCAGAGAGATCGCTGTCTCGCAGAAAAAGCTGGCCAAGATGGAGAAGGAGCTCCTTGGCTATGAAAGCCTCGATCTTTCAAGACCCAATCTCGCTAACGAGCTCAAAGTCTATCTCCAGCCCCACCAGCTCCCACTGGGGAAAGATTCAAAAACTGGAATCACTGAAATGGTGGCTTCCGTGGGTCATTCCTGTGAGAAATCCGTGGACCTATTGTCCCAGTATATGGCCTACAAGGTCTCTGGACCATGCCCTGATGACTGGAGCCTTGCCCAGAAGCTAATTTTACGCGGATGCGAGCCTTTGCCGAGAAGGAGGTGCTTTTCCAAATCTGTTCCTAAGGTTGGTCTCTACCCTTTTCCTACTTCTCTTTGGAAACCTGTTGGTGATAAGAATGTTACCTGGAGTGGGCTTGGGTGTAAAAGTTTTGAGTGTTTGAACAACAAGAAATTGAGCAGGGATTGTGTTGGTTGTTTTGATTTGGTTAATGGGTATGAGAATCAGAGGTTTGTTAAGGCTAGAggcaaaaatgattttcttattgACGATGTCTTAGCTTTGGGAGGTGGAGGGATCAGAATTGGTTTTGATATTGGAGGTGGGTCAGGTACCTTCGCTGCTAGAATGGCAGAGAGGAATGTGACTGTGATCTCTAATACCTTGAATATTGATGCCCCATTTAGCGAATTTATCGCTGCAAGAGGACTTTTCGCTCTATTCTTGAGTCTAGATCATCGGTTCCCTTTCTATGGCAATGTCTTTGATTTGGTTCACGCCTCAAGTGGATTGGATATCGGGGGAAGACCTGAGAAATTGGAGTTCCTTATGTTTGATATTGATCGCATTCTGAGGGCTGGCGGCTTGTTTTGGTTGGATAATTTTTACTGTGCGAATGAAGAGAAGAAAACGGAGTTGACAAGGTTGATTGAaaggtttggatataaaaagcTGAAATGGGTCGTGGGGGAGAAGGCAGACGCAGCCGGGTCAGGGAAATTAGAGGTTTATTTGTCTGCCGTTTTACAGAAGCCTGTAAGAGTATGA